Proteins found in one Pseudoxanthomonas sp. SL93 genomic segment:
- a CDS encoding c-type cytochrome, producing the protein MRHARVMGLAGLAIVAVGAVAFAQTTVVPVPDNAPVQTAPLEVNLAKTTWGDAKAGETKAAACAACHGPDGNPSDPQYPRIAGQSERYVAHQLALFASGERNTGMAAVMVPFAQALSAQDMRDVGAYFATQKSGAGLADDSIVADGTYKGMKFYEVGQQLYRSGDAKRGIPACMACHGPSGAGNPGPAYPHIGGQNQDYTVRRLQEYKAGTTTLKDPTLHNIMAQVAAPLTEQEIQALASYLQGLHSRADDLASAKAGRTK; encoded by the coding sequence ATGCGCCACGCTCGCGTTATGGGACTTGCCGGACTGGCCATCGTGGCCGTGGGTGCCGTCGCATTTGCACAGACCACCGTCGTTCCGGTGCCGGACAACGCGCCGGTCCAGACCGCCCCGCTCGAGGTCAACCTGGCCAAGACCACGTGGGGTGACGCCAAGGCGGGCGAAACCAAGGCCGCTGCCTGTGCCGCCTGCCATGGCCCCGACGGCAACCCCAGCGATCCGCAGTACCCGCGCATCGCGGGCCAGAGCGAACGCTATGTCGCCCACCAGCTGGCGCTGTTCGCCTCGGGCGAGCGCAACACCGGCATGGCCGCCGTCATGGTGCCCTTCGCCCAGGCCCTCAGCGCGCAGGACATGCGGGACGTCGGCGCCTACTTCGCCACCCAGAAATCCGGCGCCGGCCTGGCCGACGACAGCATCGTGGCCGACGGCACCTACAAGGGCATGAAGTTCTACGAAGTGGGCCAGCAGCTGTACCGCAGCGGCGACGCCAAGCGTGGCATCCCCGCCTGCATGGCGTGCCATGGCCCGAGCGGCGCCGGCAACCCCGGCCCGGCCTATCCGCACATCGGCGGCCAGAACCAGGACTACACCGTGCGCCGCCTGCAGGAGTACAAGGCCGGCACCACCACGCTGAAGGACCCGACCCTGCACAACATCATGGCGCAGGTCGCCGCGCCGTTGACCGAGCAGGAAATCCAGGCCCTGGCCAGCTACCTGCAAGGCCTGCACAGCCGCGCCGACGACCTCGCCTCGGCCAAGGCCGGCCGCACCAAGTAA
- a CDS encoding TonB-dependent receptor: MQARRHKLASAIQLAVLCALPVLAVAQEATTLDTVTVTGSRIKRAEMEGRVPVQTLSREDIERTGLTSIGEVLQELTGSGSALNTKFNSSGNFGFSPNGDGVGAGSAQVDLRNLGPKRVLVLVDGMRWVNESSASGVSAAVDLNTIPLALVERIEVLEDGASSLYGSDAIAGVVNIITRRDFEGGQVTLNYGQYDEGDGEITGADVAWGFKTDRSSLFLSLSYTDQQEVSSADRPISAIPIQGGSSRILGGRYAFTDPSTVFYDLSVKPGQTNPVYTPGQPACGPGVTRTDGFQCFDFGRDAFNYAPYNLLITPSERTGVFGQYRFAFTEQLSFYAKALYNRRESTNQAAPEPIDLGPGAGPTYTANLVIPANHPFNPFGFTLSGGPGGNITTIRRRPIEGGPRIFEQQVDTQYFAAGLEGSFGGERQFFWDVNAAYGKNEADQTNHGSYNARNIAIALGDPAVCAATAGCTPLDIFGFDTITPAMLAYISPLFRDRSEQELTQVTANISGGLFPMWAGDVEFAAGYEYRKYEGSYNPDPQTIAGEYNGVPSGATSGDYDVNEAYVELNVPLYAQKDGAGKIDLSLAGRYSDYSTFGGEFTPKYGLRWQVAEDLLLRATYAEGFRAPSIGELYGSQSRFDAQLVDPCLVPPGAPAGSVAPIACPGVPVGARQNDPQIPVLTGGNPELQPETARSFSAGLVFSPSFAEAVSWSDKLDFEVTYYRHNLEGPIQAIDAQTQLDLCATTQDPQYCTGITRLASGEIDTFANFLVNLGSIKTSGWDADVFWTLPESNLGRFKFSWQNTFVTQYEAIGAGGVVQPQSPGIVVNDSAIPEWTSTASLDWKLGNWNAAWSIRHLSEMEEACVAADPSEFCSSPTRNVLEEITYHDIQLGYDFDWLKGLQLTGGVNNLFDKDPPVCTSCSLNGYEASTYDIPGGRFFYVRANLRF; encoded by the coding sequence ATGCAAGCGCGTCGTCACAAACTGGCTTCCGCCATACAACTTGCAGTGCTGTGCGCATTACCCGTCCTGGCCGTGGCGCAGGAGGCCACCACGCTGGACACCGTCACCGTGACCGGCAGCCGCATCAAGCGGGCCGAGATGGAAGGCCGCGTGCCGGTGCAGACCCTGTCGCGCGAGGACATCGAGCGCACGGGCCTGACGTCCATCGGTGAAGTCCTGCAGGAGCTGACCGGTTCCGGTTCGGCCCTGAACACCAAGTTCAACTCCTCCGGCAACTTCGGCTTCTCGCCCAATGGCGATGGCGTGGGAGCGGGTTCGGCGCAGGTGGACCTGCGCAACCTGGGACCCAAGCGCGTGCTGGTCCTGGTGGATGGCATGCGCTGGGTCAACGAATCGTCGGCGTCGGGCGTCAGCGCGGCGGTGGACCTCAACACCATTCCGCTGGCGCTGGTGGAGCGCATCGAAGTGCTGGAAGACGGCGCGTCGTCGCTGTATGGCTCCGATGCCATCGCCGGCGTGGTCAACATCATCACCCGTCGCGACTTTGAAGGCGGCCAGGTCACGTTGAACTACGGGCAGTACGACGAAGGCGACGGCGAGATCACCGGCGCCGATGTCGCGTGGGGCTTCAAGACCGACCGCAGCAGCCTGTTCCTGAGCCTCAGCTACACCGATCAGCAGGAAGTGAGCTCGGCGGACCGTCCGATCTCCGCGATTCCCATCCAGGGCGGCAGTTCGCGCATCCTCGGCGGCCGCTATGCCTTCACGGATCCCAGCACCGTCTTCTACGACCTCTCGGTGAAGCCTGGGCAGACCAATCCGGTCTACACGCCCGGCCAGCCCGCCTGCGGCCCTGGCGTCACGCGCACCGACGGCTTCCAGTGCTTTGACTTCGGGCGCGACGCGTTCAACTACGCGCCGTACAACCTGCTCATCACGCCCTCCGAGCGCACGGGTGTGTTCGGCCAGTACCGCTTCGCGTTCACCGAGCAGCTGAGCTTCTACGCCAAGGCGTTGTACAACCGCCGCGAGTCGACCAACCAGGCCGCGCCGGAGCCGATCGATCTGGGTCCCGGCGCCGGCCCCACGTACACCGCGAATCTGGTGATCCCGGCCAACCATCCGTTCAATCCATTCGGCTTCACGCTGAGCGGTGGACCGGGCGGCAACATCACCACGATCCGTCGCCGTCCGATCGAAGGCGGTCCGCGCATCTTCGAACAGCAGGTCGATACGCAGTATTTCGCGGCCGGTCTGGAGGGTTCGTTCGGCGGTGAGCGCCAGTTCTTCTGGGACGTCAACGCGGCCTACGGCAAGAACGAAGCCGACCAGACCAACCACGGCAGCTACAACGCGCGCAACATCGCCATCGCGCTGGGCGATCCCGCCGTGTGCGCGGCCACCGCGGGCTGCACGCCGTTGGACATCTTCGGCTTCGACACCATCACGCCGGCGATGCTGGCTTACATCAGCCCGCTGTTCCGCGATCGCAGTGAGCAGGAGCTGACGCAGGTCACCGCCAACATCAGCGGCGGCCTGTTCCCGATGTGGGCGGGCGACGTGGAATTCGCGGCCGGCTACGAGTACCGCAAGTACGAAGGCAGCTACAACCCGGACCCGCAAACGATCGCGGGCGAGTACAACGGCGTGCCGTCGGGGGCCACCTCGGGTGACTACGACGTCAATGAAGCCTACGTGGAATTGAACGTGCCGCTGTACGCGCAGAAGGATGGCGCAGGCAAGATCGACCTGAGCCTGGCCGGTCGCTACTCGGACTACTCGACCTTCGGCGGCGAATTCACGCCCAAGTACGGCCTGCGCTGGCAGGTGGCCGAGGACCTGCTGCTGCGCGCGACGTATGCGGAAGGCTTCCGTGCACCGTCGATCGGCGAACTGTATGGCTCGCAGAGCCGCTTCGATGCACAACTGGTGGATCCCTGCCTGGTGCCGCCGGGCGCCCCGGCCGGCTCGGTTGCGCCCATCGCGTGCCCTGGCGTGCCGGTGGGCGCACGGCAGAACGATCCGCAGATCCCGGTCCTGACCGGCGGCAACCCGGAACTGCAACCGGAAACCGCCCGCAGCTTCAGTGCCGGACTCGTCTTCAGTCCGTCGTTTGCCGAAGCCGTGTCGTGGTCGGACAAGCTGGACTTCGAGGTCACGTACTACCGCCACAACCTGGAGGGACCGATCCAGGCGATCGATGCGCAGACACAGCTGGACCTGTGCGCGACCACGCAGGATCCGCAGTACTGCACCGGCATCACGCGCCTGGCGTCGGGCGAAATCGACACGTTCGCCAACTTCCTGGTCAACCTGGGTTCGATCAAGACCAGCGGCTGGGATGCGGACGTGTTCTGGACATTGCCGGAAAGCAATCTGGGCCGCTTCAAGTTCAGCTGGCAGAACACGTTCGTCACCCAGTACGAAGCCATCGGCGCAGGCGGGGTGGTACAGCCGCAGAGTCCCGGCATCGTGGTCAATGACAGCGCCATTCCGGAATGGACATCGACGGCGTCGTTGGACTGGAAGCTCGGCAACTGGAATGCGGCTTGGAGCATTCGCCACCTGTCTGAGATGGAGGAAGCCTGCGTGGCCGCCGATCCGTCCGAGTTCTGCAGCTCGCCGACACGCAACGTGCTGGAAGAGATCACCTACCACGACATCCAGCTGGGTTACGACTTCGACTGGCTGAAGGGGCTGCAGCTGACCGGTGGCGTCAACAACCTGTTCGACAAGGATCCGCCGGTGTGCACCTCGTGCTCGCTCAACGGCTATGAAGCCTCCACCTACGACATCCCGGGTGGCCGCTTCTTCTACGTGCGGGCGAACCTGCGCTTCTGA
- a CDS encoding thiol:disulfide interchange protein DsbA/DsbL encodes MKSRLVLTLSLLLPLLAACGPKPVDTTTPAADSAATATSDAASAAPAADAVTAAGAAPDAGTPAAAAEDAVAAAPVANTNPVLPPEGPAPVPGKDYVEIPNGQPYAPLNGQIEVVEVFGYVCPACARFAPEVSAWKKKQPSDVRVTYVPVVFSKTWEPYAKAYYAAEAKGLVDKTHDAVFSAIHLQGTLPGEGKPPTDAATLSKFYAGYGVSAQEFTALMNSFATNARIGRGMQFAQRSGVEGTPTIIVNGKYRVTGGQTYADVLRIVDHLVAQERASR; translated from the coding sequence ATGAAATCCCGCCTCGTCCTGACGCTGTCCCTGCTGCTGCCGCTGCTGGCGGCCTGTGGACCCAAGCCCGTCGACACCACCACCCCGGCGGCGGACAGCGCCGCTACCGCCACCTCCGATGCCGCGAGCGCCGCTCCCGCCGCTGATGCTGTGACCGCCGCCGGCGCCGCGCCGGATGCAGGCACGCCGGCGGCCGCTGCCGAAGATGCCGTGGCCGCCGCGCCTGTCGCCAACACCAATCCCGTCCTGCCGCCGGAAGGCCCGGCGCCGGTTCCCGGCAAGGACTACGTGGAAATCCCCAACGGCCAGCCCTACGCGCCGCTCAACGGCCAGATCGAAGTCGTGGAAGTGTTCGGCTACGTCTGCCCCGCCTGCGCGCGCTTCGCACCTGAAGTCAGCGCGTGGAAGAAGAAGCAGCCGTCCGATGTACGCGTGACCTACGTGCCGGTCGTCTTCAGCAAGACGTGGGAACCCTACGCCAAGGCGTACTACGCCGCCGAGGCCAAGGGCCTGGTGGACAAGACCCACGACGCCGTCTTCAGCGCCATCCACCTGCAGGGCACGCTGCCGGGTGAAGGCAAGCCGCCGACCGATGCCGCCACGCTGTCCAAGTTCTATGCCGGCTACGGCGTCAGCGCGCAGGAATTCACCGCGCTGATGAACAGCTTCGCCACCAATGCCAGGATCGGCCGCGGCATGCAGTTCGCGCAGCGTTCGGGCGTGGAGGGCACGCCGACCATCATCGTCAACGGCAAGTATCGCGTGACCGGTGGCCAGACCTACGCTGACGTGCTGCGCATCGTCGACCACCTGGTCGCGCAGGAACGCGCTTCGCGCTGA
- a CDS encoding glutamate--cysteine ligase, translating to MSSPSHVADTLITDRTQLVEYIASGEKPPQDWRIGTEHEKFGFRLDDLRPPTFDGDRGIEALLKGLTRFGWEAIEEKGRVIALSKDGASVTLEPAGQLELSGAAVETLHQTCVEVGTHLKEVKQVADELQLGFLGMGFQPKWRRDEMPWMPKGRYQIMKSYMPKVGQLGLDMMTRTCTVQVNLDYASEADMVKKFRVSLALQPVATALFADSPFTEGKPNGYQSYRSHIWTDTDGDRTGMLDFVFEAGFGYERYVDYLLDVPMYFSYRDGIYHDASGQSFRDFLKGELPVLSGALPTLRDWSDHMTTAFPEVRMKKFLEMRGADSGPWNRICALPAFWVGLLYDDAALDAAWDLVKDFSLAERHALRDGVPKHALKLPFRNGTVRDLASEAVKIAIGGLKRRARLNGKGVDESGFLDALVEIVEANETPAERKLALFHGEWGGDIDRVFRAFAY from the coding sequence TTGTCCAGCCCCAGCCACGTCGCCGACACGCTGATCACCGACCGCACGCAGTTGGTGGAATACATCGCCTCGGGCGAGAAGCCCCCGCAGGACTGGCGCATCGGCACCGAGCACGAGAAGTTCGGCTTCCGCCTGGATGACCTGCGCCCGCCGACCTTCGATGGCGATCGCGGCATCGAGGCCCTGTTGAAGGGCCTGACGCGCTTCGGCTGGGAAGCGATCGAGGAGAAGGGGCGTGTCATCGCCCTGTCCAAGGATGGCGCCTCGGTGACGCTGGAGCCGGCCGGCCAGCTGGAGCTGTCCGGTGCGGCGGTGGAAACGCTCCACCAGACCTGCGTGGAAGTGGGCACGCACCTGAAGGAAGTGAAGCAGGTCGCCGACGAGTTGCAGCTGGGTTTCCTGGGCATGGGCTTCCAGCCCAAGTGGCGGCGCGACGAGATGCCGTGGATGCCCAAGGGCCGCTACCAGATCATGAAGTCGTACATGCCCAAGGTCGGCCAGCTGGGCCTGGACATGATGACGCGCACCTGCACCGTGCAGGTGAACCTGGACTACGCCAGCGAAGCGGACATGGTGAAGAAGTTCCGCGTGTCGCTGGCGCTGCAGCCGGTGGCCACCGCGCTGTTCGCCGACTCGCCGTTCACCGAAGGCAAGCCCAACGGCTACCAGAGCTACCGCTCGCACATCTGGACCGACACCGACGGCGACCGCACCGGCATGCTCGATTTCGTGTTCGAGGCCGGTTTCGGCTACGAGCGCTACGTCGACTACCTGCTCGACGTGCCGATGTACTTCAGCTACCGCGATGGCATCTACCACGACGCCAGCGGGCAGAGTTTCCGTGACTTCCTCAAGGGCGAGCTGCCCGTGCTGTCGGGCGCGCTGCCCACGCTGCGCGACTGGTCCGACCACATGACCACCGCCTTCCCGGAAGTGCGGATGAAGAAGTTCCTGGAGATGCGCGGCGCCGACAGCGGCCCCTGGAACCGCATCTGCGCGCTGCCCGCGTTCTGGGTGGGCCTGTTGTACGACGATGCCGCCTTGGATGCGGCGTGGGACCTGGTCAAGGATTTTTCGCTGGCCGAGCGCCACGCGCTGCGCGACGGCGTGCCGAAGCATGCATTGAAGTTGCCGTTCCGCAACGGCACCGTGCGCGACCTGGCCAGCGAAGCGGTGAAGATCGCCATCGGGGGCCTGAAGCGCCGCGCACGCCTGAACGGCAAGGGCGTGGACGAGAGCGGTTTCCTGGATGCGCTGGTCGAGATCGTCGAAGCGAACGAAACGCCTGCCGAGCGAAAACTGGCCCTGTTCCACGGCGAATGGGGCGGGGATATCGACCGCGTCTTCCGCGCGTTCGCCTACTGA
- a CDS encoding thiol:disulfide interchange protein DsbA/DsbL, which produces MPSRLLPLLITLLALLPATALAAKPVPALVEGKDYVVIPEGKPFAPLDGKVEVVEVFGYTCIHCAHLEPSISQWKKKQPGYVRFTPVPAAFGGYWVAYARAFYAAQLLGVQDSTHAAVFDALHKTGSLPIQNASPDEITAFYASQGVDAGRFSAALRGADVDQRVQKAREWVQMAGVEGTPSIIVNGKYRVIGGRNHDDMLRITDQLVARERRARK; this is translated from the coding sequence ATGCCCTCTCGCCTGCTGCCCCTGCTGATCACCCTGCTGGCCCTGCTGCCTGCCACCGCCCTGGCCGCCAAGCCCGTCCCGGCGCTGGTCGAAGGCAAGGACTACGTGGTGATCCCGGAAGGCAAGCCGTTCGCACCGCTCGACGGCAAGGTCGAGGTGGTGGAAGTGTTCGGCTACACGTGCATCCACTGTGCGCACCTTGAGCCCAGCATCAGCCAGTGGAAGAAGAAGCAGCCCGGCTATGTGCGCTTCACCCCGGTACCCGCGGCCTTCGGAGGCTACTGGGTCGCCTACGCGCGTGCGTTCTACGCGGCGCAGCTGCTGGGCGTGCAGGACAGCACGCATGCCGCGGTGTTCGATGCCCTGCACAAGACCGGCAGCCTGCCCATCCAGAACGCGTCGCCGGACGAGATCACGGCGTTCTACGCCAGCCAGGGCGTGGATGCAGGCCGTTTCAGCGCCGCGCTGCGTGGCGCGGACGTGGACCAGCGGGTGCAGAAGGCCCGCGAATGGGTGCAGATGGCCGGCGTCGAAGGCACGCCCTCCATCATCGTGAACGGCAAGTACCGGGTCATCGGGGGTCGCAACCACGATGACATGCTGCGCATCACCGACCAGCTGGTCGCCCGCGAGCGCCGCGCCCGCAAGTGA
- a CDS encoding DUF3348 domain-containing protein produces MAIRILEVPYRAPVSGPTFIRLLARLTTAEVPPPHASLSDRLSQWIDWTRAVALSRALDGTPPMEAGAATFDRAEDEACMRTRATLTRAVIDGLPAAGSIPLATEPEYTAFRQHHVAMQRAMLVATGQLRGRLRDLLAATSPELARLAAVDASMEVVLSPREHALLATVPALLEAHFERLRQGARADAPPSMAPNAWLEVFRRDMQGVLLAELDVRFLPLESLLAALRTHSQGRHVQTAA; encoded by the coding sequence TTGGCCATTCGCATCTTGGAAGTTCCTTACCGGGCACCGGTCAGCGGCCCGACGTTCATTCGCCTGCTCGCCCGCCTGACGACGGCCGAGGTTCCGCCCCCGCACGCCTCCCTGTCCGACCGGTTGAGCCAGTGGATTGACTGGACGCGCGCCGTCGCCCTGTCCAGGGCGCTGGATGGCACGCCACCGATGGAGGCCGGCGCAGCCACATTCGACCGCGCGGAAGATGAGGCGTGCATGCGCACGCGGGCCACGCTGACGCGCGCCGTCATTGACGGTCTGCCTGCCGCCGGATCCATTCCGCTTGCCACCGAACCGGAATACACGGCGTTCCGCCAGCACCATGTCGCCATGCAGCGCGCGATGCTGGTGGCCACCGGCCAACTGCGGGGACGCCTGCGCGACCTGCTTGCGGCGACGTCGCCGGAGCTGGCGCGCCTGGCGGCGGTGGATGCCTCGATGGAGGTCGTACTGAGCCCGCGCGAGCACGCATTGCTCGCCACCGTGCCGGCACTGCTGGAGGCGCATTTCGAACGGCTGCGGCAGGGCGCGCGCGCCGATGCGCCGCCGTCGATGGCGCCAAATGCCTGGCTGGAGGTGTTCCGCCGCGACATGCAGGGCGTATTGCTCGCCGAACTGGATGTCCGTTTTCTACCGTTGGAAAGCCTGCTTGCAGCGCTTCGTACTCACTCCCAGGGACGTCATGTTCAGACAGCTGCTTGA
- the yihA gene encoding ribosome biogenesis GTP-binding protein YihA/YsxC, translating to MSNPLNTANYLLSAHTPRQLPEDGGFEVAFAGRSNAGKSSALNALVNHNRLARVSKTPGRTQQLVFFQVQPERYLVDLPGYGYAKVPQDLQAHWQAFIDRYFRTREALRGLVVVMDIRHPLKDYDRQMLGYAVQRGLPAHALLTKADKLGRGQQGNALQAVKKELFSAFGDTVGVQTFSAESKQGVDEARTIVGNWLEL from the coding sequence ATGTCGAACCCCCTGAATACCGCCAACTACCTGCTCTCCGCCCACACCCCGCGCCAACTGCCCGAGGATGGGGGGTTCGAAGTGGCTTTCGCCGGCCGCTCCAATGCGGGCAAGTCCAGCGCCCTGAATGCGCTGGTCAACCACAACCGTCTGGCACGCGTATCCAAGACCCCCGGGCGCACGCAGCAGCTGGTGTTCTTCCAGGTGCAGCCCGAGCGCTACCTGGTCGACCTTCCCGGCTATGGCTACGCCAAGGTGCCGCAGGACCTCCAGGCGCACTGGCAGGCGTTCATCGACCGCTACTTCCGCACCCGCGAGGCGCTGCGGGGGCTGGTGGTGGTGATGGACATCCGCCACCCGCTGAAGGACTACGACCGCCAGATGCTGGGCTATGCCGTCCAGCGCGGGCTGCCGGCGCACGCGCTGCTGACCAAGGCCGACAAGCTGGGCCGTGGCCAGCAGGGCAACGCGCTGCAGGCGGTGAAGAAGGAACTGTTCTCGGCCTTCGGCGACACCGTCGGCGTGCAGACCTTCTCGGCCGAATCCAAACAGGGCGTGGACGAAGCGCGGACCATCGTGGGCAACTGGCTGGAGTTGTAG
- a CDS encoding endonuclease/exonuclease/phosphatase family protein translates to MTDTPATRRLRVLSANIQAGSSTRRYSDYVTRSWSHALPAGNKRGSLDTIALLAGEHDIVGLQEADPGSLRSGFTNQTHYLAERAGFDYWTHQPNRNVARVAGSANGLLSRLEPVEVSDHSLPGRISGRGVLMARFGDGKEGLTVAVAHLSLGAASRRAQLAFIAELLSDHPHAVLMGDFNCVPDTPEMDVLYKHTRLRPPAFCVPTFPSWRPMRAIDHILVSEDMATADARAMPAANSDHLALAMNIDVPMAALR, encoded by the coding sequence ATGACCGACACTCCGGCCACGCGGCGGCTGCGCGTGCTGAGCGCCAACATCCAGGCAGGCTCCAGCACGCGCCGCTACAGCGACTACGTGACTCGCAGCTGGTCGCATGCGCTGCCTGCGGGCAACAAGCGCGGCAGCCTGGACACGATCGCGCTGCTGGCCGGCGAGCATGACATCGTCGGCCTGCAGGAAGCCGATCCCGGCAGCCTGCGCTCGGGTTTCACCAACCAGACGCATTACCTGGCCGAGCGCGCGGGGTTCGACTACTGGACCCACCAGCCCAACCGCAATGTCGCGCGCGTGGCCGGCAGCGCCAACGGCCTGCTGAGCAGGCTGGAACCGGTGGAAGTCTCCGATCATTCACTGCCGGGCCGCATCAGCGGCCGCGGCGTGCTGATGGCGCGCTTCGGCGATGGCAAGGAAGGCCTGACCGTGGCGGTGGCGCACCTGTCGCTGGGCGCCGCCTCACGCCGCGCGCAGCTGGCCTTCATCGCCGAGCTGCTGTCCGACCATCCGCATGCGGTGCTGATGGGCGATTTCAATTGCGTCCCCGACACGCCGGAAATGGACGTGCTCTACAAGCACACGCGCCTGCGCCCGCCGGCCTTCTGCGTGCCCACGTTCCCCAGCTGGCGTCCCATGCGCGCCATTGACCATATCCTCGTCAGCGAAGACATGGCCACCGCCGATGCGCGCGCGATGCCCGCCGCCAATTCCGACCATCTAGCGCTGGCCATGAACATCGACGTGCCGATGGCGGCACTGCGCTGA
- a CDS encoding DUF802 domain-containing protein, protein MFRQLLDSVAFLLGLAAVCFIGAGYVGSNLLALTVTLLIAIGYLAGALELLRYRRATAALARNISALSEAPPRLEDWLAPLDPSLRPAVRQRIEGHRVPLPGPALTPYLVGLLVLLGMMGTLLGMMAMLRGTGLALETAADLQAVRDSLAAPVKGLGFAFGTSIAGVATSAMLGLLSALCRGDRLRVVQALDTKIATTLRVHSQAHQRDEAFKLLQRQTELMPALIERLQAMMATLEQQGLSASERHAAQQEAFHARTEATYTQLAASVEQSLRKSISDSVSAASDALQPVMAATMDAIAQKTAALHDMVTLAVDRQLQALSGGLESTTRDISTLWNGALAEQQASNRTLVHDLRGAMDQFGATFAQRSTDLLDGVSARLDATTGHVAEAWNQALSRQQDVNTALSERNQAALAAATTAFEQQSASLLRTVDASHAALQQGLAEQDQQRLAAWTASLAAMAAALREEWAQAGTDVARRQQEICDTLARTADDIGTRAQAHANATIAEISRLVDTASEAPKAAADVIAELRQKLSDSMAHDTAMLEERTQLMATLETLLSAVNHASREQRTAIDALVATSADLLDRVGTRFTEHIQAETGKLEAVASQVTVGAVEVASLGEAFGAAVQVFGDSNDRLASRLHAIEDTLEKSLVRSDEQLAYYVAQAREVIDLSLLAQKQIIEDMRQLAGPAALAGAEAA, encoded by the coding sequence ATGTTCAGACAGCTGCTTGATTCCGTTGCCTTCCTTCTCGGCCTGGCCGCGGTGTGCTTCATTGGTGCCGGTTATGTCGGGTCGAACCTGCTGGCGTTGACCGTCACGCTGTTGATCGCCATCGGCTATCTGGCCGGCGCGCTCGAACTGCTGCGCTACCGGCGTGCCACCGCCGCGCTCGCCCGCAACATCTCCGCACTGTCGGAAGCCCCGCCCCGCCTGGAAGACTGGCTGGCCCCGCTCGATCCATCGCTCCGTCCCGCGGTGCGCCAGCGCATCGAAGGACACCGCGTGCCACTGCCTGGCCCGGCACTGACGCCTTACCTGGTGGGCCTGCTCGTCCTGCTGGGCATGATGGGAACGTTGCTGGGCATGATGGCGATGCTGCGCGGAACCGGCCTGGCGCTGGAAACCGCCGCCGACCTGCAGGCGGTCCGCGATTCCCTCGCCGCACCGGTGAAGGGGCTGGGCTTCGCCTTCGGCACCTCGATCGCCGGCGTGGCGACGTCGGCCATGCTGGGCCTGCTGTCCGCGCTGTGCCGGGGCGACCGTTTGCGGGTGGTGCAGGCACTGGATACGAAGATCGCCACCACGCTCCGCGTCCACTCGCAGGCGCACCAGCGTGACGAAGCATTCAAGCTGCTGCAGCGGCAGACGGAGCTGATGCCCGCGCTGATCGAGCGGTTGCAGGCGATGATGGCCACGCTGGAGCAGCAGGGACTTTCCGCCAGCGAGCGCCACGCGGCCCAGCAGGAGGCGTTCCATGCCAGGACGGAAGCGACCTACACGCAGCTGGCAGCCTCGGTGGAGCAGTCGCTGAGGAAGAGCATCTCCGACAGCGTGAGCGCTGCCAGCGATGCCCTGCAGCCGGTGATGGCGGCAACCATGGACGCCATCGCGCAGAAGACCGCGGCGCTGCACGACATGGTGACGCTCGCCGTGGACCGGCAACTGCAGGCGCTCTCGGGGGGGCTTGAAAGCACCACGCGCGACATTTCCACCCTCTGGAACGGTGCGCTGGCCGAACAGCAGGCATCGAACCGGACGCTCGTCCACGATCTGCGCGGTGCGATGGATCAGTTCGGCGCCACGTTCGCGCAGCGTTCGACGGATCTGCTCGACGGGGTTTCCGCTCGCCTCGATGCCACGACAGGCCATGTGGCGGAAGCCTGGAACCAGGCGTTGTCGCGGCAGCAGGACGTCAACACGGCATTGTCCGAGCGCAACCAGGCCGCACTGGCCGCCGCGACAACCGCATTCGAACAGCAATCGGCATCGCTGCTGCGCACGGTGGATGCGTCGCACGCAGCCCTGCAGCAGGGCTTGGCCGAACAGGACCAGCAACGGCTCGCCGCGTGGACCGCTTCACTCGCGGCGATGGCAGCCGCACTGCGCGAGGAATGGGCGCAGGCGGGTACCGACGTCGCGCGCCGCCAGCAGGAGATCTGCGACACCCTGGCCAGGACGGCCGACGACATCGGCACGCGTGCGCAGGCACATGCCAACGCGACGATCGCCGAGATCTCCCGCCTGGTCGATACCGCATCGGAAGCCCCCAAGGCTGCCGCGGACGTGATCGCCGAGCTGCGCCAGAAGCTGTCCGACAGCATGGCCCACGACACGGCGATGCTGGAGGAACGCACGCAGTTGATGGCCACCCTGGAGACGCTGCTGTCGGCGGTGAACCACGCCTCCCGCGAACAGCGCACGGCCATCGATGCACTGGTGGCCACGTCGGCGGACCTGCTGGATCGCGTGGGCACGCGCTTCACCGAGCACATCCAGGCCGAGACCGGCAAGCTGGAAGCCGTCGCCAGCCAGGTCACGGTGGGCGCGGTGGAAGTGGCGAGCCTGGGCGAGGCGTTCGGCGCCGCCGTGCAGGTGTTCGGCGACAGCAACGACCGCTTGGCCAGCCGGCTGCATGCGATCGAGGACACGCTGGAGAAGTCGCTCGTCCGCAGTGACGAACAGCTGGCGTACTACGTCGCCCAGGCCAGGGAAGTCATCGACCTGAGCCTGCTGGCGCAGAAGCAGATCATCGAGGACATGCGCCAGCTGGCGGGCCCGGCCGCGCTGGCCGGAGCGGAAGCGGCATGA